A stretch of the Filimonas lacunae genome encodes the following:
- the scpB gene encoding SMC-Scp complex subunit ScpB — MELSEIIPHIEVLIFASEKPLTSPDIVELINNAFGFMEQRITLEQVESCMENIADKYESEFFPFEVRESGGGWQFLTKKTFHKTVAQLNGDKFLKRLSNAAMETLAIIAYKQPITKGEIEGIRGVNSDYSIQKLLEKELIVISGRSEELPGKPLIYSTSKTFMDYFGINSAEDLPKIKEVLAEQMVEATVVNGITTSSEENIVHEEEEAVVVQSEIPLAVDSSGALIPVDDLDGDSDVEASETTEAAEPSEYEASISETQAGVSEEDETDTEDIEQEEADEEATTSGEEEDEADEEDAFDDEEEEDEDNTPDNNEDGHQDDEPSGEHPEQK, encoded by the coding sequence ATGGAGCTATCTGAAATTATTCCGCATATTGAAGTTTTGATCTTTGCCAGTGAAAAACCATTGACCAGTCCCGATATAGTGGAGCTGATTAATAACGCATTTGGCTTCATGGAACAGCGCATTACCCTGGAACAGGTAGAAAGCTGTATGGAAAACATTGCTGACAAATACGAATCGGAATTCTTCCCGTTTGAAGTAAGAGAAAGCGGCGGCGGCTGGCAGTTCCTCACTAAAAAAACCTTCCACAAAACCGTAGCACAACTCAATGGCGATAAGTTTTTAAAACGCCTGTCGAACGCAGCTATGGAAACGCTGGCTATTATAGCCTACAAACAACCTATTACCAAAGGGGAAATTGAAGGCATACGGGGTGTAAACAGTGACTACAGCATTCAAAAATTACTGGAAAAAGAATTGATCGTGATATCCGGACGTAGCGAAGAGTTACCCGGGAAACCTTTAATATACAGCACGTCCAAAACCTTTATGGACTACTTTGGCATTAACAGCGCCGAAGACCTGCCAAAGATAAAAGAAGTACTGGCCGAGCAAATGGTAGAAGCTACCGTAGTAAACGGCATTACCACCTCCAGCGAAGAAAATATTGTACACGAAGAAGAAGAAGCCGTGGTGGTGCAATCTGAAATACCACTGGCAGTAGACAGCAGCGGTGCTTTAATTCCCGTGGATGACCTGGATGGAGACTCTGATGTAGAGGCCTCCGAAACCACAGAAGCTGCTGAACCCTCAGAATACGAAGCAAGCATTTCCGAAACACAAGCAGGTGTTTCAGAAGAGGACGAAACTGACACAGAAGATATAGAACAGGAAGAAGCAGACGAAGAAGCCACCACTTCCGGAGAAGAAGAGGACGAAGCAGATGAAGAAGATGCTTTTGATGACGAAGAAGAGGAAGACGAAGACAATACCCCAGACAATAATGAAGACGGCCACCAGGATGATGAACCTTCTGGTGAGCATCCCGAACAAAAATAA
- the atpG gene encoding ATP synthase F1 subunit gamma, which produces MAGQLKEVRNRIKSVQSSQQITKAMKMVSAAKLRRAQDAIIQMRPYAQKLQEMLSNIVSSTEGELNLELAETRPVENVLLIVITSDRGLAGAYNTNVVKAAKATIQSKYATQFAKGNVTIWNIGKKGWETLTKGGYKTDATYKDLFLQLNFENVQQVARAAMKAFANKTFDAVEIVYSEFKNAATQRFAAEQFLPIPKEEPKQGAKKTDFIFEPEKGALIAELMPKILNIQLYKAVLDAHASEHGARMTAMDKASENANELLKSLKISYNRARQAAITTELTEIVSGAAALGA; this is translated from the coding sequence ATGGCCGGTCAGTTAAAAGAAGTTCGCAACCGCATTAAATCTGTACAGAGTTCTCAACAGATCACCAAAGCCATGAAAATGGTGAGTGCTGCCAAATTACGCCGTGCGCAGGACGCAATAATACAAATGCGCCCTTATGCACAGAAATTGCAGGAAATGCTGAGTAATATAGTAAGCAGCACCGAAGGAGAATTGAATTTAGAACTGGCCGAAACACGCCCTGTTGAAAACGTACTGCTGATAGTTATTACCAGCGACCGTGGTTTAGCTGGTGCTTATAATACAAACGTAGTAAAAGCAGCCAAAGCCACTATCCAGTCTAAATACGCTACCCAGTTTGCCAAAGGCAATGTTACTATCTGGAACATTGGTAAAAAAGGCTGGGAAACCCTGACCAAAGGCGGTTACAAAACCGACGCTACTTATAAAGATCTTTTCCTGCAACTGAATTTTGAAAACGTTCAGCAAGTGGCCAGGGCTGCTATGAAAGCTTTTGCCAACAAAACTTTTGATGCAGTAGAAATCGTATACAGCGAATTTAAAAACGCTGCTACTCAACGCTTTGCAGCAGAACAGTTCTTACCTATTCCTAAGGAAGAACCGAAACAAGGTGCCAAAAAGACTGATTTCATCTTTGAACCAGAGAAAGGTGCTTTGATTGCAGAGTTGATGCCTAAAATATTAAATATCCAATTATACAAAGCGGTGCTGGATGCCCACGCCAGTGAGCATGGAGCCCGTATGACCGCTATGGATAAAGCCAGCGAAAACGCAAATGAACTGTTGAAATCGCTGAAAATATCTTACAACCGCGCCCGTCAGGCAGCTATCACTACCGAACTTACCGAGATTGTAAGCGGTGCTGCTGCATTAGGAGCGTAG
- the secA gene encoding preprotein translocase subunit SecA, with product MLGFLSKLLGGNKSEKDVKQIQPVIAQVNQYYQQFQSLTNDELRGKTVEFKQRIQQHLTSIDADIAGKKQEAEALPEEDIQGRDTIYTVIDKLKKDRDKKIEEALEAILPEAFAVVKETARRFKENKEMVATATELDRELSVRKKHVTINGDQSVYQNTWDAAGNLVTWNMVHYDVQLIGGTVLHQGKISEMATGEGKTLVSTLPAYLNALAGEGIHIVTVNDYLARRDSEWNGPIFEWLGLRVDCIDKHQPNSAARRNAYMADIVYGTNNEFGFDYLRDNMVHSPEEMVQRKHHFAMVDEVDSVLIDDARTPLIISGPVGHSDNTQQFFELKPRIEKLVAEQKRVVNQFLNEAKKKISEGNDDPKDGGLALFRAHRGLPKNSATIKYLSEPGVRVRLQKSENHYLADQQREMHKADAELFFYIEEKSNSVELTDKGIHLITGAGEDPNFFVIPDIATDLANIDGNAALSAEEKLHQKEALLNDYAVKADRIHTVQQLLKAYTLFEKDVEYVVVEGQVKIVDEQTGRMMEGRRYSDGLHQAIEAKENVTIEASTQTYATVTLQNYFRMYHKLAGMTGTAETEAAELWDIYKLDVVSIPTNITPVRKDEHDLVFKTKREKYGAVIDKIEEMRNAGRPVLVGTTSVEVSELLSRMLRQKQIPHNVLNAKQHAREAQVVAEAGLAGSITIATNMAGRGTDIKLGPGVKEAGGLAILGTERHESRRVDRQLRGRAGRQGDPGSSQFFVSLEDDLMRMFGSERIAKVMDFAGYKEGEVIQHSMITKSIERAQKKVEENNFGIRKRLLEYDDVMNKQRTVVYTKRSHALFGDRLALDLDNAFYDVAEGIVNSFKENNDFDGFKLEVIVNFGLETAITQDDFTRQNANDLAATLYNEASANYKHRREELTANALPVFQNIRDTQGANVENVVVPFTDGRRQMQVLANLDKTLASNGTEMAHALERNITLAFIDDAWKEHLRSMDDLKQSVQTAHYEQKDPLVIYKGEAYMLFRQMDSAVNKDIVNFLCHSGIPVEQNIPQPARQVAPPKTDMSRMRTTKEELDAAGNEISNGNDYYDPTPAPKAEPVKVGPKIGRNDLCPCGSGKKYKQCHGKDL from the coding sequence ATGTTAGGTTTTTTAAGTAAACTACTGGGAGGCAACAAATCTGAGAAAGACGTAAAACAGATTCAACCTGTTATTGCCCAAGTAAACCAGTACTATCAGCAGTTCCAGAGCTTAACCAACGATGAGTTGCGTGGCAAAACCGTTGAATTTAAACAACGTATTCAGCAGCATTTAACCAGTATCGATGCCGACATTGCCGGTAAAAAGCAGGAAGCTGAAGCTTTGCCGGAGGAAGACATCCAGGGCCGCGATACCATTTACACGGTGATTGACAAGCTGAAAAAAGACAGGGATAAGAAAATTGAAGAAGCGCTGGAAGCCATTTTACCTGAAGCATTTGCCGTGGTAAAAGAAACTGCCCGCCGTTTCAAAGAAAATAAAGAAATGGTAGCCACTGCTACCGAGCTTGACCGTGAGTTAAGTGTAAGAAAGAAACATGTAACCATTAATGGCGATCAGAGTGTGTATCAAAACACCTGGGATGCTGCCGGCAACCTGGTTACCTGGAATATGGTGCATTACGATGTGCAGTTAATTGGTGGTACTGTTTTGCACCAGGGTAAAATTTCAGAAATGGCTACCGGTGAAGGTAAAACACTGGTAAGTACCCTGCCCGCTTACCTGAACGCATTAGCAGGAGAAGGTATTCATATTGTAACCGTGAACGACTACCTGGCCCGCAGGGATAGTGAGTGGAACGGACCTATATTTGAATGGTTGGGTTTACGGGTAGATTGTATTGATAAACACCAGCCTAACAGCGCTGCCCGTCGCAACGCCTACATGGCCGATATCGTATATGGTACCAACAACGAATTCGGTTTCGACTACCTGCGTGATAACATGGTGCATTCTCCGGAAGAAATGGTACAGCGCAAGCACCACTTTGCCATGGTGGATGAAGTGGATAGCGTATTAATTGATGATGCGCGTACTCCTTTAATTATATCTGGTCCGGTTGGACATAGCGATAACACACAACAATTTTTTGAATTAAAGCCCCGTATCGAGAAACTGGTAGCTGAGCAAAAGCGTGTAGTGAACCAGTTCCTGAACGAAGCCAAAAAGAAAATATCTGAGGGTAACGACGATCCTAAAGATGGTGGTTTGGCCCTGTTCCGTGCGCACCGTGGTTTACCTAAAAACAGCGCTACTATCAAGTATTTGAGTGAGCCTGGTGTTCGTGTGAGATTGCAGAAGTCGGAAAACCATTACCTGGCCGATCAGCAAAGAGAAATGCACAAGGCAGATGCGGAACTGTTTTTCTATATTGAAGAAAAAAGCAACTCTGTAGAGTTAACCGATAAGGGTATTCATTTAATTACCGGTGCCGGTGAAGATCCTAACTTCTTCGTGATTCCAGATATTGCTACCGACCTGGCTAATATAGATGGTAATGCAGCTTTATCTGCAGAAGAAAAACTGCACCAGAAAGAAGCATTATTAAACGACTACGCTGTTAAAGCCGACCGTATCCACACTGTTCAGCAATTACTGAAAGCCTACACCTTATTTGAAAAAGATGTAGAGTATGTGGTGGTAGAAGGTCAGGTGAAAATTGTAGATGAGCAAACAGGCCGTATGATGGAAGGCCGTCGTTACAGCGATGGTTTACACCAGGCTATTGAAGCAAAAGAGAATGTTACCATCGAAGCTTCTACACAAACCTATGCTACTGTAACGCTGCAAAACTACTTCCGTATGTACCACAAACTGGCGGGTATGACGGGTACTGCCGAAACAGAAGCTGCAGAATTGTGGGATATCTACAAACTCGATGTGGTAAGCATTCCAACCAATATTACCCCTGTACGTAAAGATGAGCACGACCTGGTGTTTAAAACCAAGCGTGAAAAATACGGTGCAGTAATCGATAAGATTGAAGAAATGCGTAACGCCGGAAGGCCGGTGCTGGTAGGTACCACTTCTGTAGAAGTGAGTGAGTTACTAAGCCGTATGTTACGTCAGAAACAAATTCCGCACAACGTGTTAAACGCCAAGCAACATGCCCGTGAAGCACAGGTGGTTGCCGAAGCAGGTTTGGCAGGTAGCATTACCATTGCCACCAACATGGCAGGTCGTGGTACGGATATCAAGTTAGGCCCCGGCGTTAAAGAAGCAGGTGGTTTGGCTATCCTGGGTACCGAACGTCACGAAAGCCGTCGTGTAGACAGGCAGTTACGTGGTCGTGCCGGTCGTCAGGGCGATCCGGGTTCTTCTCAGTTCTTCGTTTCCCTGGAAGACGATCTGATGCGTATGTTCGGTAGCGAGCGTATTGCTAAGGTGATGGACTTTGCAGGTTATAAAGAAGGTGAGGTAATTCAGCACAGCATGATTACCAAAAGCATTGAACGTGCACAGAAGAAAGTAGAAGAAAACAACTTTGGCATTCGTAAGCGTTTGCTGGAGTATGATGATGTAATGAATAAACAGCGTACAGTTGTTTACACCAAACGCAGTCACGCGCTGTTTGGCGACAGACTGGCGCTGGATTTGGATAACGCATTTTATGACGTAGCAGAAGGTATCGTAAATTCCTTCAAAGAGAATAACGATTTCGATGGCTTTAAACTGGAAGTGATTGTAAACTTCGGCTTGGAAACTGCTATTACACAGGATGACTTTACCCGTCAGAATGCCAATGATCTGGCAGCTACCCTGTATAACGAAGCTTCTGCTAATTACAAGCATCGCAGAGAGGAATTGACCGCAAATGCGCTGCCTGTGTTCCAGAACATACGTGATACACAAGGCGCTAATGTGGAAAACGTGGTAGTGCCGTTTACCGATGGCAGAAGGCAAATGCAGGTGTTAGCCAACCTGGATAAAACTCTGGCCAGCAATGGTACTGAAATGGCGCATGCTTTAGAGCGCAACATTACCCTGGCGTTTATTGATGATGCCTGGAAAGAGCACCTGCGTAGCATGGACGATCTGAAACAGAGCGTTCAAACAGCACATTACGAACAAAAAGATCCGCTGGTTATTTATAAGGGCGAAGCTTATATGCTGTTCCGTCAAATGGATAGCGCTGTTAATAAAGACATCGTTAATTTCCTTTGCCACTCTGGTATTCCTGTTGAGCAGAATATACCGCAGCCTGCCAGGCAGGTAGCGCCACCTAAAACAGATATGAGCCGTATGCGTACCACCAAAGAAGAGCTGGACGCTGCTGGTAATGAAATATCTAATGGTAACGACTACTACGATCCCACTCCTGCTCCTAAAGCAGAGCCGGTGAAAGTAGGGCCAAAAATCGGACGTAACGATTTGTGTCCTTGCGGCAGTGGCAAAAAGTACAAACAGTGTCACGGTAAGGATTTATAA
- a CDS encoding DUF294 nucleotidyltransferase-like domain-containing protein, which yields MNELYTKKIDSIEQREIIACDENMPVYEAAAIMAHHKTGCLFIKDAQQQIVGYVTDITLRDNVIVARADAAQPVKNIMDNPIVSISANTYVYEAILMMFRTKTRYLLIGENGEYTGFISRNKLLGEQAESPLVFIQSVRQAVSADELKRKWDGVPHIVVQLLDQGVPAEIVNQIITSVSDTIALKVIESVIEEVGPPPARFAFMVLGSEGRKEQTLKTDQDNAIIYEDKANEQRELVRAYFLDFAHKVSDKLNYIGFSYCTGGFMAQNPQWTHSLSHWKGNYDKWMTDPLPETAIQFSTFFDCRFVYGERPIMDELYEFLDKELQQPLEKLFFYMARNAMQYQPPLTFFKNIRTMTKDKQEVIDIKRAMAPIVDLVRVYALKHRCFAVNTGDRLKALKEKGVFNEEDYEVLTQSYYFLMGLRLRSQAEQITDQKIAPNNYITLESLTRIEKSTLKEIFKTIENFQTRFKLAFTNNLFG from the coding sequence ATGAACGAATTATATACTAAGAAAATTGATAGCATTGAACAAAGGGAAATCATTGCATGCGATGAAAATATGCCTGTATATGAAGCCGCCGCTATCATGGCCCATCATAAAACCGGATGTTTATTTATAAAAGATGCCCAACAGCAGATTGTAGGTTATGTTACCGACATTACCCTTCGTGATAATGTGATTGTAGCACGAGCCGATGCTGCACAGCCTGTAAAAAACATCATGGATAACCCCATTGTTTCTATCAGCGCTAACACCTATGTGTACGAAGCCATCCTTATGATGTTCCGTACCAAAACACGTTACCTGTTAATTGGCGAAAATGGCGAGTACACCGGTTTTATCAGCAGAAACAAACTGCTGGGCGAACAGGCCGAATCGCCCCTGGTATTTATACAAAGTGTAAGGCAAGCCGTATCGGCCGATGAGCTAAAGCGTAAATGGGATGGTGTACCGCATATTGTGGTGCAGCTGCTGGACCAGGGCGTGCCCGCAGAAATTGTAAACCAGATTATCACCTCTGTTTCGGATACCATTGCTCTGAAAGTAATTGAAAGTGTAATAGAAGAAGTAGGCCCGCCGCCTGCCCGGTTTGCTTTTATGGTACTGGGTAGCGAAGGACGTAAAGAACAAACGCTGAAAACCGACCAGGACAACGCCATTATTTATGAAGATAAGGCCAACGAGCAGCGCGAGCTGGTACGTGCCTATTTCCTTGATTTTGCCCATAAGGTTTCGGATAAACTCAATTATATAGGTTTTAGCTATTGCACAGGCGGCTTTATGGCCCAAAACCCGCAATGGACACACAGCCTGTCGCACTGGAAAGGTAATTACGATAAATGGATGACTGATCCCTTACCGGAAACCGCTATCCAGTTTTCCACCTTTTTCGATTGCCGTTTTGTATATGGCGAAAGACCCATTATGGATGAGCTGTACGAATTTCTGGACAAGGAACTGCAGCAGCCCCTGGAAAAACTGTTTTTTTACATGGCACGAAACGCTATGCAATACCAGCCCCCGCTCACCTTCTTTAAAAACATCCGCACCATGACCAAAGACAAGCAGGAAGTGATTGACATTAAGCGTGCCATGGCCCCTATTGTTGACCTTGTACGCGTGTACGCTCTCAAGCACCGCTGCTTTGCCGTAAACACCGGTGATCGCTTAAAAGCGTTAAAGGAAAAAGGCGTGTTTAACGAGGAGGATTATGAAGTACTCACTCAGAGTTATTACTTCCTCATGGGCCTCCGCCTGAGAAGCCAGGCGGAACAAATTACCGATCAAAAGATAGCGCCCAACAATTATATCACTTTGGAAAGCCTTACCCGGATAGAAAAATCCACCTTGAAAGAGATATTTAAAACCATTGAGAACTTCCAGACGCGCTTTAAGCTGGCATTTACCAACAACCTGTTCGGTTAA
- a CDS encoding 3'-5' exonuclease → MTICRIFTTSTVHVKDFLLFIDTETSGLPKNWEKPYSVPGNWPHAVQVSWLVYTRNGELVKQEDYYINDNDFKISPSSLKIHGITQEFRMQNGFPRQQVMAFLAADLLQYQPMVIGHFLELDFHVTGVEFFRTELNNPIPTLPLFCTMQGTTHMVRNPQFKYLRLGQLFEELFQQPLTGQHNAFNDATATAACFFELQKRGEITDERISKQKEQLLKATSSARKAGWGMVAIILCLLSALIAYFL, encoded by the coding sequence ATGACCATTTGTCGTATATTTACGACCTCAACAGTACATGTGAAAGATTTCTTACTGTTTATAGACACAGAAACGAGCGGCTTGCCCAAAAACTGGGAAAAGCCTTATAGCGTGCCCGGTAACTGGCCCCACGCTGTACAGGTTTCGTGGCTGGTGTATACCAGAAATGGCGAACTGGTAAAACAGGAAGACTACTACATTAACGACAACGACTTCAAAATATCTCCTTCTTCGTTAAAAATTCACGGTATTACCCAGGAGTTCAGAATGCAGAACGGTTTTCCCCGGCAACAGGTGATGGCTTTTCTGGCGGCTGATCTACTGCAATACCAGCCGATGGTGATAGGGCATTTCCTGGAACTGGACTTTCATGTTACCGGCGTTGAATTTTTCCGTACCGAATTAAATAACCCCATTCCAACCCTTCCACTTTTCTGTACCATGCAGGGTACCACCCATATGGTACGCAATCCACAGTTTAAATACCTGCGGCTGGGCCAACTGTTTGAAGAGCTGTTTCAGCAACCCCTTACCGGGCAGCACAACGCTTTTAACGATGCAACAGCCACCGCAGCCTGTTTTTTTGAACTGCAGAAAAGAGGAGAAATAACTGATGAGAGAATAAGTAAACAAAAGGAACAATTATTGAAGGCTACCTCATCTGCCCGAAAAGCAGGATGGGGAATGGTAGCCATTATCTTATGTTTACTTAGCGCTTTAATAGCCTACTTTCTATGA
- a CDS encoding PAS domain-containing protein, whose protein sequence is MINLSNAMAEIARPTPINKEVVWDKSKIIMSKTDPYGVIEYANEAFIEVSGYEEHELMGKPHNIIRHPDMPRVVFKVLWDYLKKGKNIHAIVKNLSKSGRYYWVITDFEVKTNAKGIIINYYSRRRAAPPEVVQKFVEPLYEKLLLIETASGMEASEKYLVGFLEERGKTYNEFIEDIITEGMPREDKQPEEKKGFFSRLFGR, encoded by the coding sequence ATGATTAATTTATCCAACGCCATGGCGGAAATAGCAAGACCCACGCCTATCAATAAAGAAGTTGTGTGGGATAAGTCGAAAATTATAATGAGTAAAACAGACCCCTATGGTGTAATTGAATATGCCAATGAGGCTTTTATTGAAGTAAGCGGCTATGAAGAACATGAGCTGATGGGTAAGCCGCACAATATTATCAGACACCCTGATATGCCCCGGGTAGTATTTAAAGTATTGTGGGACTACCTGAAAAAAGGGAAGAACATACATGCTATTGTAAAAAACCTGAGTAAAAGCGGCAGGTATTACTGGGTGATCACTGATTTTGAAGTGAAAACCAATGCTAAAGGAATTATTATAAACTATTATAGCCGTCGCCGTGCTGCTCCACCGGAAGTAGTACAAAAATTTGTAGAGCCGTTATACGAAAAACTGCTTCTGATTGAAACTGCCAGCGGTATGGAAGCCAGCGAGAAATACCTGGTGGGTTTTCTGGAAGAACGAGGTAAAACTTATAACGAGTTTATTGAAGATATTATTACGGAGGGCATGCCACGTGAAGACAAGCAGCCCGAAGAGAAAAAAGGGTTCTTTTCAAGGTTATTCGGACGCTAA
- a CDS encoding TonB-dependent receptor, whose translation MGYSQQAVVHGNIADSFAHKKMYQSSVALLRAKDSVLYRFTRTTSDGNFTFSRLTAGDYILLVTTPGYADYVDRLQLTDTTQLHKGQLFMTLKARLLEDVVVRQTVAAIKIKGDTTEYTADSFHTVKDATVEDLLKKLPGIQVNSKGQITAQGETVKKVLVDGEEFFGDDPTLVTKNLRADMIDKVQVYDKKSDQAAFTGVDDGTKDKTINLKLKADKKKGYFGKLEASAGSEGYYDYQAMFNLFRNKEKLAAYGIVSSIGKTGLNWDEKSSYGQSQMDNVNYDEVMGFYSFNGDGDDIGGWDGRYNERGYPYATAAGLHYNNKWKEDKISLNANYKMLDLKVNSASDNQSKMLLRDSAYYQNSGDRSTNNVSRHRLDGSYEVKIDSSSVIKFTANGGTDHKVTENYSYTNSLDSSRVLVNEGNTHRTSVGDTRKLSANLLWMKKLAKKGRSLSVNLSGKINNTDASGFLDATTNYYKEGVFSYNQLVNQLKTQQVKNTSIDAKATYAEPLSKTSALVFNYGVVINNTQSQRNSFNTSGDGKYNQLDSTYSSNYIYDIFTHQGGATYTMSLAKLKMKVGSNVGITNFNQQDKLFNTEQTRHFINWYPSAMMRYSFSTQRSLSFQYNGHTTQPSIEALQPLRTNENPLSITIGNPDLKPEFSNQFNLYFNDYKVMSKQSLWVSLSYNVAQNSISSRSVIDSAGKTTSQSVNVNGNSYAGLYANYGFKLAKPDISIRPGINFSMQKNSNFVNGLANQTRGYNYEGGVYIGRDKEEKYDIGVNLRASYSTSRSSIQQNVQPDYWTYYIQPEATLLFPGKLELHTDGNFTLRQRTSIFTTNNNIFLWNAWIGKKLLKNKSLLLKASVNDILNQNTGFSRNIYNNNISQSTYNTIRRYGMLSVVWNFNGTTVKE comes from the coding sequence ATGGGGTATAGTCAACAGGCTGTTGTGCACGGTAATATTGCCGACAGCTTTGCCCACAAAAAAATGTACCAGTCGTCGGTTGCCCTGTTGCGGGCTAAAGACTCTGTACTGTATCGTTTTACACGCACAACCAGTGATGGAAATTTTACTTTCAGCCGCCTGACGGCAGGCGATTATATTTTACTGGTAACCACTCCGGGCTATGCCGATTATGTAGATCGTTTGCAGCTAACCGATACCACACAGTTACATAAAGGCCAATTGTTTATGACGTTAAAGGCGCGTTTGCTGGAAGATGTGGTAGTAAGGCAAACGGTGGCAGCAATTAAAATAAAAGGGGATACCACAGAGTATACGGCGGATAGTTTTCATACGGTTAAAGATGCTACAGTAGAAGACTTATTGAAAAAGCTACCGGGCATACAGGTTAATTCCAAGGGCCAGATAACGGCTCAGGGCGAAACGGTGAAAAAAGTGCTGGTAGATGGGGAAGAGTTTTTTGGAGATGACCCTACGTTGGTTACTAAAAACCTGCGGGCAGATATGATTGATAAGGTGCAGGTATATGATAAGAAAAGCGACCAGGCTGCTTTTACGGGGGTGGATGATGGCACTAAAGACAAAACAATTAACCTGAAGCTGAAGGCGGATAAAAAGAAAGGATACTTTGGAAAGCTGGAAGCTTCTGCAGGATCGGAAGGCTATTACGATTACCAGGCTATGTTTAACCTGTTTCGTAACAAGGAAAAGCTGGCTGCTTACGGTATTGTTTCCAGCATAGGTAAAACAGGGTTAAACTGGGATGAGAAAAGCAGCTACGGACAAAGCCAGATGGATAATGTCAATTACGATGAAGTAATGGGCTTTTATTCTTTTAATGGTGATGGAGATGATATAGGGGGCTGGGATGGCCGGTATAACGAAAGAGGATATCCTTACGCCACTGCTGCGGGATTACATTATAATAACAAGTGGAAGGAAGATAAAATTTCACTGAATGCTAATTATAAGATGCTGGACCTGAAAGTAAATAGCGCCAGTGATAACCAATCGAAAATGCTGTTGCGCGATTCTGCTTATTACCAGAACTCCGGCGACCGCTCTACCAATAATGTTTCCCGGCACCGGTTGGATGGTAGCTATGAAGTAAAAATAGATTCTTCTTCTGTTATTAAGTTTACGGCCAACGGCGGCACTGATCATAAAGTAACAGAAAACTACAGCTATACCAATTCGCTGGATAGTAGCCGGGTGCTGGTGAACGAAGGTAACACGCATAGAACTTCTGTGGGCGACACACGTAAATTAAGCGCTAACCTGTTGTGGATGAAGAAGCTGGCTAAAAAGGGCAGAAGCCTTTCTGTAAACCTGTCAGGTAAAATAAACAATACAGATGCCAGTGGTTTCCTGGATGCTACTACCAACTATTATAAAGAAGGCGTTTTTTCGTATAACCAGCTGGTGAACCAGTTAAAAACGCAGCAGGTAAAAAATACCAGTATAGATGCAAAAGCCACCTATGCCGAGCCATTGTCTAAAACGAGCGCCCTGGTGTTCAACTATGGGGTGGTGATCAATAACACACAGTCGCAGCGTAATTCATTCAATACCAGTGGTGATGGAAAATACAATCAATTAGATAGCACTTATAGTAGCAATTATATCTATGATATTTTTACGCATCAGGGCGGCGCTACTTATACCATGTCTTTGGCTAAACTGAAAATGAAAGTAGGTAGCAATGTGGGCATTACCAATTTTAACCAGCAGGATAAGTTGTTTAATACCGAACAAACCAGGCATTTTATAAATTGGTATCCATCTGCTATGATGCGGTATAGTTTTAGCACACAAAGAAGCTTGTCGTTCCAGTATAATGGCCACACTACACAGCCTTCTATTGAAGCGTTGCAGCCTTTACGTACCAACGAAAACCCACTCAGCATTACCATTGGCAATCCTGATCTGAAGCCTGAATTCAGCAACCAGTTTAATCTATACTTCAACGATTACAAAGTGATGTCCAAGCAAAGCCTTTGGGTAAGCCTTAGTTATAATGTGGCTCAAAATTCTATCAGCAGCAGAAGTGTTATTGACAGTGCAGGTAAAACTACCAGCCAGTCGGTAAACGTGAATGGTAACAGTTATGCCGGGTTGTATGCCAATTATGGTTTCAAGCTGGCTAAACCGGATATCAGCATTCGCCCGGGAATCAATTTCTCCATGCAAAAGAATAGCAATTTTGTAAACGGATTGGCTAACCAAACGCGTGGCTACAATTATGAGGGTGGTGTGTATATAGGTCGCGATAAAGAAGAAAAATATGATATAGGCGTTAACCTTCGTGCCAGCTATTCTACCAGCCGTTCGTCTATACAGCAGAATGTGCAACCCGATTACTGGACATACTATATTCAGCCCGAAGCTACCCTGCTTTTTCCCGGCAAGCTGGAGCTACATACGGATGGTAATTTTACGCTCAGGCAACGTACCAGCATTTTTACTACCAATAACAATATCTTCTTGTGGAATGCATGGATTGGCAAAAAGTTGCTGAAGAATAAGTCGTTATTGCTGAAGGCCAGCGTAAACGACATCTTAAATCAAAATACAGGCTTTAGTCGTAACATTTACAACAACAATATTTCTCAGAGCACCTACAACACTATCCGCAGGTATGGCATGCTGTCGGTGGTGTGGAATTTTAATGGAACCACTGTTAAAGAATAA